From Chryseobacterium shandongense, the proteins below share one genomic window:
- a CDS encoding VanZ family protein, with translation MLLKPGEENHEYWFMFNGIDKLLHLSIFAALGFCLIAAFPKIKFYYFIQIILIYAFLTEILQEEMGLGRSMEALDVVADTIGCLIGYYTYKFLVKRFF, from the coding sequence ATGCTTCTCAAGCCAGGTGAAGAAAACCACGAATACTGGTTTATGTTCAACGGTATCGATAAGCTTCTCCATCTGAGCATTTTTGCAGCATTGGGGTTCTGTCTCATCGCGGCATTCCCGAAGATCAAATTTTATTATTTCATTCAGATTATTCTTATTTACGCTTTTCTCACAGAAATTCTCCAGGAAGAAATGGGACTCGGCAGATCAATGGAGGCGCTGGACGTTGTTGCAGATACCATTGGATGCCTCATCGGCTACTATACCTATAAATTTCTTGTCAAAAGATTTTTCTAA
- the gcvH gene encoding glycine cleavage system protein GcvH: protein MNTPSELKYTKDHEWIKIEGNVATIGITDFAQGELGDIVYVDVDTVDDDLNGGDVFGSVEAVKTVSDLFLPISGKVIEFNSELEDQPELLNSDPYGNGWIIKLEVAEGADHSELLSAEEYQAIIG, encoded by the coding sequence ATGAACACACCATCAGAATTAAAGTACACTAAAGATCATGAATGGATTAAGATCGAAGGTAATGTGGCTACAATTGGTATTACAGACTTCGCTCAGGGAGAACTTGGCGATATCGTTTATGTGGACGTAGATACGGTAGATGACGATCTTAACGGAGGAGATGTTTTCGGAAGTGTGGAAGCTGTAAAAACAGTTTCAGACTTATTCTTGCCGATTTCAGGGAAAGTGATTGAGTTCAATTCAGAACTAGAGGACCAGCCTGAACTATTGAACTCAGATCCTTACGGAAACGGATGGATTATCAAATTAGAAGTAGCTGAAGGTGCAGATCACTCAGAATTGCTTTCCGCTGAAGAATATCAAGCCATCATTGGGTAA